From a single Lolium rigidum isolate FL_2022 chromosome 7, APGP_CSIRO_Lrig_0.1, whole genome shotgun sequence genomic region:
- the LOC124679210 gene encoding NPC intracellular cholesterol transporter 1-like — protein MGLVGRRRGAPGRAVFAAAATAVALMQIVLLVTPTGAQQSNGTSRVVPAEGYCSMYGICAHRSDGKVLNCANSTKAVKPDTLFSTRIQSLCPTITGDVCCSVDQFDTLHQQVQQAIPFLVGCPACLRNFLNLFCEMSCSPNQSLFVNVNSVKQVNNTTTVDGIDYYITSNYGEELYNSCKEVKFGTLNTRAMDFLGGGAKSYKEWLAFLGRQANPNEPGSPYLITYRPDLSDSPGVKPLNATVYSCGDPSLGCSCGDCPSSSVCTGSLLPQLQTESSCSVKMGSLKAKCLDFSLVVVYLVLLCAILLWGLLYRTRGRKSFPTQTKQPKNADDKLRSNNNGNVPENSSVQVSRAASSSIIQTYMSTFFRKHGIFVTRHPLLVLFASLLVPILLCIGLIHFKVETRPEKLWVSPGSQTADEKQYFDSHLAPFYRIEQLVLATSASDQSKAPTIVNDNNLKLLFQIQKKIDDLRANYSGSVVSLADICLKPLSTDCATQSVLQYFQLDPKNYEDLGIDHARFCFQHYSSDVTCLSTFQSPVDPSTVLGGFPGSNFTEASAFVITYPVNNKVEKTGQENEKAMAWERAYINLVKEEILPMVLAQNLTLSFSSESSIKDELHRESTADAITIVISYIVMFAYISFTLGDRPSRFSSLFVSSKVLLGLSGVVLVMLSVLGSVGFFSAIGVKSTLIIMEVIPFLVLAVGVDNMCILVHAVKRQPDGLVLEERISNALVEVGPSITLASLAEVLAFSVSAINPMPATRIFSMFAAMAVLLDFLLQVTAFVALIVYDFRRAEDGRIDCVPCARLSSSAVAGDNDGHQGLNLVARYMKDVHGPILGYRAVKFIVIAVFVGFAFASIAMSTRLQPGLEQQIVLPRDSYLQGYFNDLEKYLKVGPPLYFVVKDFNYSSASENTNQICSINQCNSNSLLNEIARQSLSPETSYIAKPAASWLDDFLVWMSPEAFGCCRKFVSGNYCPPDDQPPCCEKDSGSCNPNGACSNCTTCFLHSDLHNGRPSTTQFKEKLPWFLDALPSSDCSKGGKGAYSTSLDLSGYENGIIQASAFRTYHTPLNKQADYVNSMRAARDFSSQMSKDLQMEVFPYSVFYIFFEQYLSVWKTAIMNICVCLGTVFIVCFVVTSSLWASTIILIVLAMIVLDLMGVMAVLGIQLNAISIVNLVMSIGIAVEFCVHITHAFMTGIGDRENRARQALSTMGASVFSGITLTKLVGVIVLRFAKSEVFVVYYFQMYLALVLIGFLHGLIFLPVVLSLCGPPEKTMKPIEQSQTPASNEQT, from the exons ATGGGCCTCGTCGGGCGCCGGCGAGGCGCTCCCGGCCGCGccgtcttcgccgccgccgccacggccgtcGCTCTGATGCAG ATAGTTCTTCTTGTGACGCCCACAGGCGCACAGCAATCCAATGGTACTTCAAG GGTAGTACCTGCAGAAGGGTACTGTTCCATGTATGGCATTTGTGCACATCGAAGTGATGGGAAGGTCTTAAACTGTGCAAATTCAACAAAAGCTGTCAAG CCAGATACTTTGTTTTCCACAAGGATCCAGAGTCTGTGCCCCACTATCACTGGTGATGTCTGTTGTAGTGTTGATCAATTTGACACTTTACACCAACAAGTCCAACAG GCTATCCCATTTCTTGTTGGATGCCCGGCTTGCTTGAGGAATTTCTTGAATCTGTTCTGTGAAATGTCTTGTTCCCCAAACCAAAGTCTCTTTGTTAATGTGAATTCAGTAAAACAG GTTAATAACACTACAACTGTTGATGGCATTGATTACTACATAACAAGCAACTATGGTGAAGAGTTATATAACTCTTGTAAGGAAGTTAAGTTTGGCACTCTTAACACACGTGCAATGGATTTTCTTGGTGGGGGTGCTAAATCTTACAAAG AGTGGTTGGCATTTTTGGGGCGTCAGGCGAATCCTAATGAGCCTGGGTCACCTTACTTGATAACATACCGACCTGATTTGAGTGACTCACCTGGGGTGAAGCCTCTAAATGCTACAGTTTATTCTTGTGGAGATCCATCTTTGGGCTGTTCATGTGGCGATTGTCCTTCTTCTTCAGTTTGCACAGGATCCTTGTTGCCTCAGTTGCAGACTGAAAGTTCCTGTTCAGTTAAAATGGGTTCTCTGAAG GCCAAATGCTTGGACTTCTCACTAGTGGTTGTGTACCTTGTGTTGCTATGCGCAATTTTATTGTGGGGCTTGTTATACAGAACACGGGGAAGAAAAAGCTTCCCCACACAAACAAAACAACCAAAGAATGCTGATGATAAGTTGCGTTCAAACAACAACGGCAATGTTCCTGAAAACTCCTCTGTTCAG GTGTCCAGAGCTGCATCATCTTCTATTATCCAAACCTACATGTCAACTTTCTTTAG GAAACATGGAATTTTTGTTACTCGACACCCTCTTCTTGTCTTATTTGCATCCTTACTTGTTCCTATCCTACTATGCATTGGTCTTATTCATTTCAAGGTGGAAACGCGACCTGAAAAG cTTTGGGTTAGTCCTGGAAGTCAGACTGCCGATGAAAAGCAATATTTTGACAGCCATCTTGCACCATTTTATCGGATTGAGCAG CTTGTATTAGCCACCTCAGCGTCTGACCAGTCTAAAGCGCCTACGATAGTAAATGACAACAATCTGAAATTGCTATTTCAGATTCAGAAGAAG ATTGATGATCTACGTGCCAATTATTCTGGATCAGTAGTATCCCTTGCTGACATCTGCCTAAAGCCACTCAGTACAGACTGTGCTACCCAAAGTGTTCTGCAG TATTTTCAGCTGGATCCTAAAAATTATGAGGATTTGGGTATAGACCATGCTAGATTTTGCTTTCAG CATTACAGTTCTGACGTGACATGTTTGAGCACTTTTCAATCACCTGTTGATCCTAGTACAGTATTAGGTGGTTTTCCTGGGAGCAATTTTACTGAG GCTTCTGCATTCGTGATAACATATCCTGTGAACAACAAGGTTGAGAAAACAGGACAAGAGAATGAAAAGGCTATGGCTTGGGAAAGGGCATATATTAATCTTGTTAAG GAAGAAATACTGCCAATGGTATTAGCACAGAACCTTACATTGTCCTTTTCATCTGAGAGCTCTATCAAAGACGAATTGCATAGAGAGAGTACAGCTGATGCAATTACAATAGTG ATAAGCTATATTGTGATGTTCGCATACATATCATTCACACTTGGAGACCGTCCTTCTCGTTTCTCGTCATTATTTGTTTCATCAAAG GTACTCCTTGGCTTATCTGGGGTTGTCCTGGTAATGCTTTCAGTTTTAGGATCAGTCGGATTCTTTAGTGCTATTGGAGTGAAGTCGACTCTAATCATAATGGAAGTAATTCCTTTTCTTGTGCTAGCT GTCGGTGTGGACAACATGTGTATCCTTGTGCATGCTGTGAAGCGCCAACCAGATGGTTTGGTATTGGAAGAACGTATAAGCAATGCATTGGTGGAAGTTGGGCCATCCATTACGTTAGCCAGTTTGGCTGAAGTTTTAGCCTTTTCTGTCAGTGCAATCAATCCAATGCCTGCCACCAGAATATTTTCTATGTTTGCTG CAATGGCAGTCCTTCTGGATTTCCTTCTCCAAGTGACAGCCTTTGTAGCCCTCATAGTATATGATTTTAGGAGGGCTGAAGATGGCagaattgattgtgttccttgtgCAAGACTTTCATCGAGCGCAGTTGCTGGTGATA ATGACGGCCACCAGGGGCTTAACTTGGTTGCACGGTATATGAAG GATGTTCATGGGCCTATTCTTGGTTACCGGGCAGTGAAGTTTATTGTGATTGCTGTATTTGTAGGATTTGCATTTGCAAGCATT GCAATGTCAACTAGATTGCAGCCAGGATTGGAGCAGCAAATTGTTCTTCCACGAGATTCTTATTTACAG GGTTACTTTAACGACCTTGAGAAATACTTGAAAGTTGGACctccactgtattttgttgtaaAGGACTTCAATTACAG CTCTGCATCGGAAAATACTAATCAGATATGTTCCATCAACCAGTGTAATTCAAACTCTCTTCTGAATGAG ATAGCAAGACAATCTTTATCTCCTGAGACAAGTTATATAGCAAAACCTGCTGCTTCATGGCTTGATGACTTCCTAGTATGGATGTCTCCTGAAGCATTTGGATGCTGTCGAAAATTCGTTAGTGGAAATTATTGCCCTCCAGATGATCAG CCTCCTTGCTGTGAAAAAGATTCAGGTTCATGCAATCCAAATGGAGCGTGCAGTAATTGTACAACG TGTTTCCTACATTCAGACTTGCACAATGGACGTCCATCTACAACACAATTTAAAGAGAAACTTCCATGGTTCCTGGATGCACTTCCATCAAGTGACTGCTCTAAGGGGGGGAAAGGAGCTTATTCTACAAGTTTGGACCTCAGTG GCTATGAAAATGGCATTATACAAGCCTCAGCGTTCCGCACATACCATACTCCCCTTAATAAACAG GCTGACTATGTTAACTCAATGAGAGCTGCTCGGGACTTCAGTTCTCAAATGTCCAAGGATTTACAG ATGGAAGTCTTCCCATATTCTGTGTTCTATATATTTTTTGAGCAATATCTCAGCGTATGGAAGACAGCTATCATGAATATATGTGTTTGCCTTG GTACAGTATTTATTGTTTGCTTCGTAGTCACCAGCAG TTTATGGGCTTCAACAATCATTTTAATTGTTCTGGCCATGATAGTCTTGGATTTGATG GGAGTGATGGCTGTCCTTGGAATTCAGCTCAATGCAATTTCTATTGTGAACCTTGTTATGTCGATAGGAATTGCTGTTGAATTCTGTGTTCACATCACACATGCTTTTATG ACAGGCATTGGGGATAGAGAAAATCGTGCAAGACAGGCTCTATCGACAATGGGTGCTTCTGTATTCAG TGGAATTACCTTGACCAAGCTTGTTGGAGTTATTGTCCTGCGGTTTGCGAAATCTGAAGTTTTTGTG GTATATTACTTCCAAATGTACTTGGCGCTCGTCCTCATTGGCTTTCTGCATGGGCTTATCTTCCTGCCG GTTGTGCTGAGTCTGTGTGGCCCTCCTGAAAAGACCATGAAACCGATCGAACAAAGTCAGACTCCGGCTTCAAATGAGCAAACTTGA